The Salvia splendens isolate huo1 chromosome 20, SspV2, whole genome shotgun sequence nucleotide sequence agtgatgtgttttgtgaacaagggtgaagtaaaacAAAGTGAATTATTTCAATCCAGATTTAACTTGTCTGATTTTTCAGCTGTATACAGTTGTTCACCGGCCTGATGGGGTCGACCTCATGACCATAATTGATAGATTCTGTGACAATTTACAATCTGAGGTTGAACAAATTCCGTATTTCAAATGGGCCGACGTAGATTTGGTAAATACTGAACACAATTGATTCTTTATTATATTCTCTAGTTgtttttattctgaaattattattattatctatgtaGGTGTTCTTTCCAATTTGTGCTGCGGAACATTACTATACCATATGCTTCAGATTTAGTACTTACAGTATAGTGCTGATTGACAATTCAAAGAATGCTGACGATGTGGACATAACAGTAAAATATGGTGGCATACCTCAAAATGCCTTGGAGAACAACATCAAATGTAGAAGATTGCGGAGTTTTTTTTATGCGACATTTGGAATGTTATCATGGTGAGCGCGAACAAGATTGAAAGTGTGGATTAACTACAAGAAGCAAAGGAATACTCCAAAGACTGAGAGCAAAGTATTGCAGCGCATTATTATTGTCGGAAAAAAACCATCAGTCACTGAATATGTTGTCAGTAACATCAAAGCATTATGAAAAATATGGGAAAACCAATAACatagatgtggaaaaaatgattgtaaacttCAAGCGTTCATGAACTATTGTAGAAAACTTCATCAGTGAATTAACAAGTacttattttacattaatatcttgtttactatttaattcactgttgtgttttgtaaaccacTAAATGATGTGTTTCGtgaagaagagtgaagtaaaatcagaataagagtgaagtgtttcgtgaagaagagtgaagtaaaatcagaataagagtgatgtgttttgtgaacaagagtgaaacaaaatcagaataagagtgatgtgttttgtgaacacaagtgaagtaaaatcagagtaggagtgatgtgttttgtgaacaagagtgaagtaaaatgacagtaagagtgatgcgtttgtgaacaagactaaagtaaaatgacagtaagagtgatgcgtttgtgaacaagagtgaagtaaaatcagagtaagagtgaggtgttcaatgaacaagagtgaagtaaaatcaaagtaagagtgatgtgttttgtgaacaagagtgaagtaaaatcagagtaagagtgatgtgttttgtgaacaagagtgaagtaaaatcagaataacagTGATGCgttctgtgaacaagagtgaagtaaaatgacagtaagagtgatgcgtttgtgaacaagactaaagtaaaatgacagtaagagtgatgcgtttgtgaacaagagtgaagtaaaatcagagtaagagtgaggtgttcaatgaacaagagtgaagtaaaatcaaagtaagagtgatgtgttttgtgaacaagagtgaagtaaattcagagtaagagtgatgtgttttgtgaacaagagtgaagtaaaatcaaagtaagagtgatgtgttttgtgaacaagagtgaagtaaaatcagaataacagTGATGCgttctgtgaacaagagtgatgaaCTTACTGGCACTTGAGCATTAGTACTCTAAAAATTCGCATTGAGATAAAATTCACTCAAAAGTGTAATAAAATGAATCATTAGTACTCTAAAAATACTAAAATGTGAACTATTTCTATACAAATCCTCATTGCCACTGATTTGACTTCTCATTAACCTTTTTGCAGTTCCTAGAATCATGGTGTCCAATCTCATGACAGTTTCCACACTTTCGTCCTGGTTTCATTGCTAACTTTATTGCTGACTCCCTCTTCGATTTCTTCCTGCTTCCACTTCCCTTTGTACTAACAACCTCAGGAGGATGAACTTCAATATTGTTCGGGACATGTGAGCCATAGAAGTTCTCAATCATTGCTCTCTTCTGTGTGGAAGACAGAACAACATCTTCGCCAAGAAGCTGCTTCCTACCTTCTTCAATAATTGCAGCGAATGCATTGATTTGATCAATGTTCCCTTCAATGCTTTGTGCTGTTTCAATGAATAATCCATACAAGTTTTTAAATGCAATCTTCTTCTTGTCCACAGCAAGGTgtatttcttgatcatcacaaaaACCTCCATGGAATAGGCTTCACAAACTGTGACTTCAACCATCTTCCTCCATGCAACTTCTCGGGTATCAACTTAACAAAATTATgtttcaacacacaaaatatatggcTGCACAATAGACCAAGTCTTTCAAATTTTTTGCATCCACACAAATAGGTGTCATCACCAATGGAGTAAGTTACTGTCCATGAGTTTGAATCCTTGTCCTTTATGTCATATACTTCAATATCTGTATTGGTAGACACTCCTAGAGTTGCACAAGACAAAGAGAAACATGCATATACTATCTCTTCTTGAATTTCAGTATAAGCACTACCACTATATATCGTCGATGCATGTTTCTCGATTTCCAATCCTGTTTGCAAAATAGGTACTTTTGTTGAATCATAGTATTCAAGCTTTGCACTATTACTTCTTTGAGTCTCCAGAGCATGATTATAGTTCATATAAAATTGCATAAGGTTAGCCCGAGACTTTGAGTACCTTTTGAAGAAGTTATTCTGTGATTCAGATATAGAAGTTGTCTTTATCAACGAACTCATCGGAAAATCACGGAAAAAGGCTGGAACCCAAAATTTTCTGGATGCAAACATTGATGAAAACCAGACATTATTGGTCAGCCCATATCTTTCCATTATAGCATGCCAAGTTTCCTCAAATGCATCAGGTTCTATCAACTCTGACCATACACATGCATTCAATTCCTTCTTTAATTGTTCACTACCAAGCATGTTCTTTGGGCAACTTTATTCATAACGTGCCACATACACCACCGGTGTCTTGTATTGACAAGGACCTCCTCAACAGCAACTTTCATTCCTAAGTCTTGGTCGGTTACAATGAGTTTGGGAGCCACACCCATACACTTTACAAATTGGTTAAATAACCATGAAAAGGAGTTGGCATTTTCCTTGGACAAAAGGCCAGCAGCAAATGTTACAGGGCGACCATGATTATCCTTGCCCGTAAAAGGAGCAAATATCATACAGTATctgaaatgaaaaacaattcactataagcatgcagaaaacacatcactctttttcacaaaatacGTCACTTTTGTTCAGAcaatacttcactctttttcacaatacaatttcactcttgttatgatttcagaaaacacatcaatataagcatgcagaaaaatacatcactctttttcacaaaacacgtcactcttgttcagacaATACTtaactctttttcacaaaacacttcactcttgttatgatttcagaaaacacatcaatataagcatgcagaaatatacatcactctttttcacaaaacacattactcttgttaagaaaacacttcactcttgttcacaaaacacttcactctttttcagaaacacatcactcatgttATGATTTCAGAAAACAATTTAACAAAAGAGTAATTACTGTGCACATACCTGTTTGTTGAGTATGTCGTATCAAACGAAACAATATCTCCATACAAATGGTAGTTTCTTCTGGCAGTAGGATCACACCAAAACAATCGTGTCATCCTATCCTTTGAGTTGACCTCATACTCATATGTAAATGCACTACACAACTCCTTCTTCCTTCGCAACTCATTCAATAACATTTGTGCATCAGCTCCTTCCACATATGCTCTAAGGTCATGTCTATAGTTGCGCACTTCTAAAACAGTACACCCTACATAATCTAATCCACCAAGCACTTCTTTAAGTAAGCTAAAACTTAAAGTTGGACCAA carries:
- the LOC121781601 gene encoding protein FAR1-RELATED SEQUENCE 11-like, encoding MGLGYVIQSFVEEHNHEMVEEHHKRFMNLNSNLDLVHQKFILDCANANIGPTLSFSLLKEVLGGLDYVGCTVLEVRNYRHDLRAYVEGADAQMLLNELRRKKELCSAFTYEYEVNSKDRMTRLFWCDPTARRNYHLYGDIVSFDTTYSTNRYCMIFAPFTGKDNHGRPVTFAAGLLSKENANSFSWLFNQFVKCMGVAPKLIVTDQDLGMKVAVEENNFFKRYSKSRANLMQFYMNYNHALETQRSNSAKLEYYDSTKVPILQTGLEIEKHASTIYSGSAYTEIQEEIVYACFSLSCATLGVSTNTDIEVYDIKDKDSNSWTVTYSIAQSIEGNIDQINAFAAIIEEGRKQLLGEDVVLSSTQKRAMIENFYGSHVPNNIEVHPPEVVSTKGSGSRKKSKRESAIKLAMKPGRKCGNCHEIGHHDSRNCKKVNEKSNQWQ